The window CCTGGCCTGGAGATGCGGCGAAGTCAAATCCGACTGAAGGAAACGGTGGGGACGAAAACGCACCTGCCATGATAAGGAGACATccgggaaggagacgcacagacaccGAGAGCAGCCACGAGAGTCGTggggaggggagaggcgactcTGCTCGTGTGCAAGAAAAGGTCGGTGGAGGCCGCGACGGAAGCTGGAAAGCATGCGCTGTCAGACGAAGCTGCGCACAGACGCTCCGAAGCCGTGCATGCAACGGCGAACAACCCGCGGTGGGTGCCCgttgaagaaggaaaaccgCGCGAAGGAGCCGAATAAGGGCGGAGACGCTTTctggcgcctcgcgctcgacCTCGCGCGAGATCCACGAGTCAAGGTGCGCAGACGCTCTTCCCTatggagagggacagaaggcgaagagaaccGGACGCGGGGCagcggaaaaaacagaagacaACGACAGACCAGACAAAGaccgagaagaggcagggacAGCGAGCGCGCGAAGCGGGCGCAGTgctgagagaggagaggaatgGGAACTCAGACTTGAGGGCAACGCTACAAAGACTGAACAAGCTGCACGGCCGCGGGGAAATGCGGGAgtgaacaagagagagacgtggcgagagacggggagcgCGAACGACGAAGGAACCTGGCGACCGCACGGCACACGAGGAGGTGAAACGCGTGGCGTTGTCGGGGCTcagaaacggaggagagcAAAAAACCCTTTTTGCCGGGGTGTCCGTGCGTGTCGGGAGCGGGAGTGTGTActctgtttcgctctctcgcgctccagGTTTGCTCACGTGCCGTTCCGCTGGGGCTGGCCACGAGCAAGgtgcgtctgtttttccagGAAAAGAAACTTTGCGGACTCGGAGACACTCGCGCGTCCACGACTCGGATCCAGGGCGCCCCGCAAAACCCGAACCGGCTTCTTTCAGCTTGCATATATCCCGAGGCGAAACGCCTAAGGTGTTTGTGTCGGGCGCGGTATGTGTGCATCCGCGCCGAGCGCAAATCCGAAAAAAAAGTGGATAGGCCTGCGCTCAGGTTTCTCGTGAGGACAGAAAAGTCGCCGGGAGAAAGCGCCGACGAACTCACAGCGCCTGTGCCTCTCCCATTTTAGGACCGAGCGTCACGCCgtgctttccttttcgcttgcACTCGGCTTTTCCGTCAAGCATCCAGAACTCTcgcgcgaggacggaggaaaacggcgagaggtGTCTCCGGCCCGAACCCGAGAGCCTCATAAACTCTCGAAACAGGCGAGTTTTGCTGGCTGTAAGGCGCTGTGCAGCGTGCCACTGGCCCAGCGAAAAGTTGCATGTGGCCGCAAGAAGCGTTCGCGAAGCGAAGCAGGCAAGAAAGCCACGCAGCTTCGTGCAccagaagagaacgaaaatATGTTGAGTTGGGCTTTCTGACGCGCGTTAGGGGCTGAAAGATGACGCGAATGCGCTCGGCGTCGACACCAACGGAGCGCTGTAAAGcccgggaaaaaagagagaccgcgCGAAGGAGGCTGTCTGTATCTTAACGCGCCGCGTCGAAGCTTCGCTATTTTAAATCTACGGAGGTCGACTCCCGGGCACCTGGCGCCCCCTTGAATGTCGATgtcgtgtgtttctctgaCATGGTGAAGTTTCGAAAATCAAGGACAAGGAGCAGATGGAGCTGTATCTGCttgaaagagagacgcgtgggCATCGAGCAGTGGAGGATCGtgaagaaagcagaagacACAACCGCGCTGGCTGCCGTCCTCCGCGAACGAGGCACGACGAGGATGGTGCGGGAGCCTTTTTCAACAAAAACGGGTGAATTGCCCCTAGGTTTTCCCCTGTGTATCCACAAGTGCGCCCATGTACTCTTTCTCCTGGTCGGAGTGGATAATTCCTGTTGTTCCCCGGGGCAGCGAGTAGGTTTCGGGTGCGGGTTGGCCGGGAGCGAGAAACGGGCACCGACAGCCGCTTTGCCCGTGGAGGACagaaggagggaaggcgtGACTTGCTGGGTTCGAGCACCAAAAAAGTGAGAAAAAAGCAGGGGAAGGCCTCTTCCCATTTCCGATGCCTGGTTTGCGCACGCTGCCATTGAGGGCCGGCTGAAGGCGGATAGAAACGCCCATGCGACacaagaagaaacgaggcaAACAGTACGCAAGGGAAACAAGGTCCTTCCTTCCCGCCGGGCGAATCCAGCGGAGCCTGACTGCCACACGCTGTGTTTGCAAGACGGCACCTAGCACAGATACTGTATCAAGGGTATATGCACGGATGCACTTAACAAGGAAGCATCGTGACTCCTATGGTCTCATGCGGATGTATCTCATATGACAACGAAAAAGTGCGCCACCCTGTATACGTCAAACGACGCGAAACGAACAATAATGCACACTGATCTATAGatgaatatatgtatgtaccTATATATCTAGGTTTATGTTGATGCATCATATTTATACCCAGTGTTAATGTTGCGGGTGTACCAGTCTGGGATCATAAAAGTATTATGTGTGGTAAAATTGAGCGGGGACTAGGGTAGAGACAAGCTGTTGTTGGAAGCGCAGCGGTTTGGAGAGAGTGTCATGAGCAATTACTAGAGATGTGAAtgtgtgcgttttcttccctttccggttctctcgctctggtagtctcctctttgcgtttctgtctccccaAAAtctccagcttcgcctcCCGCCTTCCCCGCTGTTGCTCGTGTGCGCTTTTCATGCTTCCGCAACTAAGCGACGAAGTTGTATTCCGAACGCACCTGCAaccgagacagaaaaggagaagagcaCATGCGCGGGAGAAACAGtgacgggagagacaggctaTGTGGAccaaaacggagacgagaggccgGTGAGACACTGACCGTAGCTGAAGTTTTCCTTAACGTGGCGACACCCGTTTTGCCGCATTTCCTGCAAAGAGGGCCACGGACACACGACAGAAACAACTGCAAAAGCAGAATAAAacgaagggaaaaggcgtAGCCTCCCTTTGTCCTCTTTAGGCTCTCTCTTGGACTGCTGAATGTTTTCTTACCTCATATctcgctcccgtctctctcctggtcaAATCGTGTAGCTGTATATCTGTGTATCTATCTCTCCATATCGACGCATtactgtctctctcgtttgcctTCTCGTGCCTTGTCATTCTCCCTCCTCGGTCGCTCTGTCGGCCATCGCTGCGGCTCTTCATTTCGGTCtcgtttcgctcttctcgctttccgcctctgttgcgctctctgtcgcatgctgttctccctcgctctcacCTCCCCGCTTTGCCTCCCCCCGTTTCTTGCCTCTGCACCAGGCACTTTcccccgttttcctttcctgtcgcCTTTGTCTGCGGGGGCTGGGATGTCTTCACCGTACCTCGTACATTGGAGGATCCTCTCGCTGCATAACGGCCAGCCTCAAGATCGCGTCTCCGAAACTTCGTGCATCGTGCTCACACAGAAACCCCTGAGAAAAACAAATCGCCTTCAGACTGTCTTCCATTGGACTGCTATCTTTcgttcctcctcgccccgAGCACGcaccgcccccccccctccccaTGAAACGATACTCACATTTACACACGGCTGTGGGTGcctgtctgcatgcaaggaGCATGCATGTCGATATGTCTGCTTGCGTGTCCGTAGCCGAATGACCCCAGAAGGATAGCGAGTAAAATTGCAAGCAAATCGATGCATCTATCGAGTGATCTGTGGACTGTGTAGATCTCGTCATAGCGCTGCGCCCTTGCCGGAGGGCCCCAAACATGCACAGAGCTGAATCGAAAGGTAGAAGACGAGCGACACCCAGCTATAGACTTTGATATGTGCATCTAGATGGCCGTTCGTTTTTCAAGATGAGACACACGAGACGGCGAGTCTCCATCGCGGATGTTTAGAGGTATTTCCTTCCCGGCTTCGGGCGGCGGAAACAGGCGCCTatccctctgcctctccccgtctcctgcATCGCTGGTGCATGCAACTTAAAACAGGGGGAGGAGATACGGCAAAGCCCCTTCAGCCAAAGCGACTCGAGAAGTAAAAGGCCAAAACGCAGTGCGGGAAACGCATGGAGAGCGGGACACAGTGGGACGGAGACTGGAGAAAACACATCCCTCGAGATACGGGGCCCGATGCAGTCGGCGCGGTGCGTGCGttaaacagagagacagttgAGTCAATGGAACAGGGAACCACGCAGACCTGCATATAAGCGCAACTTGCGTTTTGATCCACTTACCGTTTTCCCGTGAAGGACACTCTCGCGGGGACCTCCCGAATTGGAGGCAACGACCGGACAGCCTAGCGCGTTCGCCTCTAACGGGACCTACCGGCAATGGCGGCGACAAGACAAATGCGTTTCGCATCCTCGCACGCAACTCTTGAACGTCCGGCAACGCAGCTTATTTCTTTATCCGCATAGCGACATGAAGACGatgcgcgctctctccctctatATCTCTCTATCAGTATCTATAgatctacctatatatgtatcgGTTCCTTTACCTATGAAtccatttatatatatatatatatatgatttTATGTATACCCGTATTTAGTGCAAGGCTCTCATCCACCTTCTCGCTCAAGATaaacatgcacacatgcatttacacacatatacgtTCGCACAGAGATATGTAGAAATCATAGATCGACGTCCGTGTAAAAAGACGCAGGTCGGGAGAGGTAAGCTACCATGAGTGAGACCGTGGCGGGTAGTGTTGACAAAGCAACACTAAAAGACTAGGCAATTACTCGTTGCCATTGGGTCAAGCTCGCACCCTAAAGGCTGACGCTAAAAAGCTCGCATATAAGAATACACACgcagcatatatatatatatatatatatatatatatatatatatatatatgtacatgcatatgcatatatgtacacatctccatatatatttatatatatacgtatatccCTTTTCATGCAGATGTGTACATGTTCATTTTAATCTGTAGGGAGATGAGGGGTAAAATTGTGCGTTGAGCGGGAGTTCGtagaaaggaggaaaggagcTGAAGACGCGCAGTGCGAGTTCAAGGCTACGTCCCCCGTGGTACTGTTTGACTGAACCTGCTGACCTCGTCCTTTAAAAACCGGTAGCACGTACCATGCCAAAGTGCTCTTCAAAGGGCGTAtagacgagacagagggcgaCTGCCATGAGGCACTGGCGAGCCGCCTCGTCGATGTTCTTCACAAACACAACTTGCGTGCGTTTCGCCTTTGCCAACTTAGAGGCAGGACTCTGCGCGGACGGCGCCGCTGGCCAAAGGACGTCGAAACCCGACTGCATGAGAGCGGTGCGAAGCAGCTCTTCAAACACCAGCGCATTCTCCGGCAGTCGACTGTTGAAGCCGCCTGatcgacgaggcagaggcgccgaggcgggaAAGAATCCAGGAGAGCATGGAACGAGAAATGAAATCGGGGAGAACACGAAGGCCGCCGGGCGCGAAAGCAATACACAGTACGATTACGTTCTTTTCGCACGTACAGTGGCAAACGTGAAGATATTTGTGGACATAGGAAGCACACAGATCGGACGACCGGCAGGGAAGAAAATTCTTTGCGTCTGAGCCTCGGGGCCCAGACGCAAcgaagcaagaagagacagttgAATCGTTTTCAACTGACAGGTATCTTTTGACATACGCCATGCATAGAAAGTGAGGTTCGGGATAACGAAGCATGATGAGCTTATGAACTGTATTCCACGCTACAGACCAACACGCAcgcagaaacgcatgcatttatgcgtactatatatatatatatatatttatttgtGTTTAAGTATGTGTGGATTAATAGCCACACGTCTCCGGGCACGCACATATGTATCCGCGATGCGTGCAGTCCCATGGCGATACGTGAAGACATCTTTAAACCGAATTTAGTGAGGTTTGCTTGCCTGCCATGATGAGGTTGAGAGCGGCATCCGTGTCGTCGCGACTCTGCGCACGCGCGACAGCGTGAATGGCGAGTTGAaggtctttcttcttctcgtagCGATtaagcgagaagacgaacgggaCCGAGAAATCGAAGCTGAACGCCGAAACAACCCAGGAGGAACGAAACACGTAGCAGTGTGGCTACAACACAGGAGAGCGGACACAGTCAGAACAGGGGCCTCCGCACATGCAAAgcgagagatggagacggcATGATCTTAGATGCTCGAACAAAAACACACCTTTCTAGCTCAATACCTCCATACCTATCCAGGAtcctatatgtatatacatatttatgtatatacaaATACGGCTCTGCAAGTATATAAATCTGTGCAAAAGTGCACACATGCGTCTagatccatatatatatatatatatatatatatatattccatatatatatatatatatatatatgtagggcAAGCTGAGAGGGGCGTGAAGCATAGTTGATATTCGTTCCTCTGCACGACGCGTCGCATCTCGACTCCCGACCTACTCCTTGAATTCTGGAAGTGCCTtcagagaggcgacacacGCAGCTCGGCAAAAGCGGCGACGGAACGCATCAGCGGCGTCGGTGTCGACGGGCGGGTACAGCACCTTGTGGCGCGGGAATCTGCGGAACGCGGcgggggaaagggaaaaagcgagtGCCGAGTTAGAGAAGcacgaacgcgagaaaggtTCGCGCGTCCGAGGGTTTTGTCGCGTGCTAGACAACCATGTGCCGAGCCGCCCGCCACCttcgcgacagagagaagctcCGAGCTTTTCACCCCACAAAGcgcaggcgacagaggcgaaagcgaagagggagactgCCGTTCACCTCAGCATCTGCAACCGACTAGtgaggaacagaaaaacgacgAGTGACAACCTTCACACGCGCTCTCACTCTCGCGGGTGGAGCAGCGACGCccaggaagagcgagggagatGGTAGCTCGCCCGGTTGGGGACGCGAAGAATAACGGGGAATAGATGGACACTTTACGGGATAGAGCGGGGAACGGCCTACCTCATCAACGGAAATGTTCGCCGATATGTCTGCTCTGTAAAGCGTGAgttgaagagaagaaggccacACTTGCCTGCAGCAGACAGTAAAGACCAGCCGTTGTGTCGTCGGGTGAACCAAAGGCTGTTCGCATCTGCCCGTCGTCGCGCTGCCGCGGAGCCTCAacgccgagaggagagatggAGTCGACAGAGCTACAGACAGGCGAGCTGAACGCCCGAACGGATACGGTCGATGGACGtggaggcggcagcgacagTAGGCGAGAGTGGGCGAGAGAATAAAGCTAGCtacgagaggagacgacgcgcacAAGAGACGCCAGCAGCCAGGGGCTTGAAGGCCCCTgagcaagaggcgagaaacgaggaaagggcgacgagacagaaagccaaagaggagaaaagagggagagagaaagcagaaaggagacaggtAAGAAGGGAGCGGCGGACAACACGCATGTGAAGAAACCAGAAACCTGACCCGTTGTCGCCGCTTCAGCAGCGTCCAGGACGGCACGGTACCACTTCTTGAGGCACGCCAGCAAGCGGGTAGactctgcgtctcgctgaACCAGGTGTAAATCGGGGAAGTGCGCGTAGAAGACGAgctgaagagaggaaagagggacacgagacgcgagacgcggtGAGACGCggtgagagaagaacgcggcgcGACGGCATCCGCAAAACGAAGgtggggagacgaggcggctGGTGCCGAGTGAAGAAAAActtgagaagaaaaagcagagagacaccccgCGAACGCACGGAGGGGGCGAGCAAACGGGCGAGTCGGTTCTCACCTTTtcgcagaagagcgagagcaaCGGATTCACCGCTGCCACTTGATCGTTGAAAATCACTTTCCGTCTCCATCGCCCTTCGacaacagaggaaagagacagacagatgGCCGAGAGCCACAGTCCTACAGAGAGGGTTGCAGGAAGCTGCGCGCGGCAAAGAGTGGAGGCGGGGTTGCCCAGTTCGTGCGGGGCTTCGACCGCCTCACGCAGGGGAGGaaggacacagaagaaaaagaggaagaagcggggacACGGGGGGACACACAACGCAGAGCTCCCCATCTCGCCCCCCCCGCCGCCGCTAGAAACACACAGACTCGCCAAGTCCGTCACAGACGCGacaggcgacagcgacggGCACGAAGAGGGaccaagaagaaagaggaacggCTTTGCGAGAGTgtgaaagcggagagagatggCGATGGGGGCATGCGAGGCAGGACCGAAGAGACGAAGTGGAATGGAGAtgacagcggcgacggccGGCCGCTCTGCGGGGACTCCCAGGACAGAGGGGGAAGGTCCAGAGGGCAAAGCGAAAAGGCGCCTCATTCGACAGATTGCTGGGTAGATGCTAAGAAGCAAACACTCTCTATTACTCAGAGGCTAGGATCCGGACCGGCGTATACTGAGAGTGATCTCCCTGACACAAGATTATTTCTACGCTTCTCCACTCAAAAGGCCGAAGCCAGAGAGTGACGCTCTCTTGATTTTCCATGTGGAAAAGCAAGAGAGCGTAGCGCTCGAGAGCGCAGGATGGACGAGGGACGTGGATGTAGGAAGCATGGGCTTTCGAAGCAAAAACAGGCAGACTTTACGTTGGAGACCAAAACGCGAAGTGTCTACCTGTGACGAAGATGACCAGTACTAGCCAGAACATGCGGAGGAGCGAGCAGAGGGCGACGGCCTTCCCAAAGATGCTTCGCGGGAGGAAACGCCCGTACACGGAGACCTTCAGCCGGCCTGCAAGGCAGAGGAAACCCATGCAAAGAGGTCACAAGCGAGTGTGGAGGCACCACTGACAAGGACGGGGAGGAAGTATCGGAAGAGAATGGCGGAACGGGGAGGTTTCTCggtgaaggaaaaggcgtcgagagagacacacaaagaNNNNNNNNNNNNNNNNNNNNNNNNNNNNNNNNNNNNNNNNNNNNNNNNNNNNNNNNNNNNNNNNNNNNNNNNNNNNNNNNNNNNNNNNNNNNNNNNNNNNGAGAGGAGTatccgggagagagagcgatacaaaaagagaggagtagccgggagagcgaagaagcaacCGTCAGGAAGACgggacgaaaacgcagagaaccCCGCGACTGAGAATGAAGAGCGTCAACAGACGTCGAAGTAAAAGACCGCGCAGAACAGACAACACGTTTTGTTTGTCTCTGGCGGCATTTCCAACGATGaggtacatgcatgcacgccagGAGAAACAtcaaggaagaggacgggAATGGGGAGTTGAAGGACGCAGTCGGCCTACCGTCAACTGTAGCAGGGAAGCACCGACTGCGGTCGTGGTTCGTCGTCAAAATCTCAACATCAAAGCCGTCATCGCCActtccttctcggtttcCACCTTCTGAACTCTGTTCTTCGAGTTtggcttcgctcttcctctctccttgcatggcgagggcggcgagaaccACGAGCTGTTCCGCCCCGCCAATGCCAAGATCCAGGTGAACGATGGTGCATTTTGGCcgtcctgcatgcgccccgcTGGCTGCTTTCTGCGGGTTCTGTGCCCAGGCGGTCTTCGCCGGCTGTCTGCTGTCGCCTCCGTCAGACGAGAACGGCGTCACGCACGACGTTTCCATGGCGAGgtgacgaagaggagacaaaaagaggaaggagccagagcgggagaggagacacaaacgGAGAACAGAGTCgaagagacactggagaaTCCTCGTTCGTGagcctctgccttctcggtctctgtcgctcgctTTGggttcttctgttttctccgcaACTCGGGCtgggtgtctctcgctgctttctgGAATTTGCCCTCGAAGGCAGCGTCAGCAGCCGCCCACGATCGGAGGGAGCGCGCAggacggagacaagagagagttGCCGCCTCTCACATCTCTTGCTCGGAGATTACTggtgaaagagagagaaactccGCCTGCGAAGCCGTCTCGGGCGAGGCCACgactcgtgtgtctctcgcggcgcgtCGCTGGTGTGAACGAAGGCCAGAGCACCGatgagagaaaggagggaagaagcggaaggaagaacaagaaaagagagaataGAAGCGGAACGTGGAGGGAATTTGTGAGGAGCGAATGAAATGAAGAGAACTCACACTAAAagcgcagaggcagagagaagcgcttCCTGTGGCTGCCTGGTCTGAGCAGGGTCCGGCACATCGCCAGGTGTCTTCGCGTGCATCGCTATAGATCTACGcgtgcgcgcatgcagcgactgTCGCGattttccctctcgtttttctttttcccggtcTCCTGGTGGAACAAGGTGAACAAAAAATGTGAACCTTCAGTCGTTGATTCGCCCCCCATGACggtccttctccttttctcggaagggaagaaagaacaaCGACAAGCAGATGGAGATGCTTGCGCTGCACGCGAAGGAAAGTGACCTTGCGAGAGTTCGAAGAGCGCGTTACATacatgcgagagagagagagaaaccgaaacCCCAAGATTGGCCACATCCTCCCtcatctctttcttcgttcgcTTTAAAGAAGTTCCGTGAAGAtaaaaacgaggagagagtctCTCCCTTTACTGCGCTCGCCCCCCTTTTTCGTGGGCCCCGCAAAACAGCCCCAAGAAGAACAgggcctttcttctgttttcgaCCGAGAGGCTTGTCGCAACTCTTCAGGAGATCTTCTGCCGCGTCTCGCTGTTTTCCGGCTTTCTGAAGGCCCTGAACTTGCGAGTGGTGTTACCACGTTTGTTCCTTTCTGTGCACGGGAAAGCGAATCTCCCGTGcgcagtctctctgcttAGGTCCTCAGCTAActcaggagagagacacactcaGTCGGCGCTTTTGATCAACTTGGGTTCTTTTTGTTCAACAGTCCGTTCCGTTTCTTGCttcccctgcgtctctccttcctcgacgcctgcctctcccggtctctttttctccctctcggcgGGCGTAAGTTCTCGTCGCCGGCCGTGCTGTCCTCGCCGcactcgtctttctcttgtcatgtgcctttgtctctgcttggcctctcgcgtctcccccctCCACCCGCAATGACGACGAACAGGGGGGGGAGGAGGCTTTCCTGTCTGGAAAGCTCAGAGGGCCGTACTCCTGCGCACGCGCTACCAGCAGCaaaacgcgaagagaagccCGAAAacgaacgaggagacgcagggtGGTTCGACGCCCCGCGGATCTCTCTTCCCTTGGACGGCAGCTCCCCTTCGCCCCAACACGGCCCCGCGCGCGACGCCGTCctccgcgcgagagagacagagggggaaggaaacagaggaagggagacggcgagagagagaggacgcggagagaTGTCCCAGACTAAGGAAGGGTTTCCACCGGACAGGCTCCAGAGGGGGAGACCCGAACaggggagacacacagcacAAGAAATAAAAAGCCCAGATgagggaggacgacgagacCACGAGAGGAGTCAGCCCGGTCCCTATGTCGCCGACCGTTCATCTGCTCCCCTCGTCTGTAACCCGCAGGGCTTGTCTACGGCCTCTGCGACACGGCGAATCATTGAGTCTGTCGAGGTGAGAGATGCGTTTCTGTCCTCGgttctcgtccttccccCGCTGTTcacgtgttttctctcgccctctcaAAGGAGGCCGCGCATCTTGCTCACTCTCGGAATCCGGCTGTTCTcgtgctctgtctctctctcggcagTCGTCGGTGCCGCCTCTTTTTACTCCCCTCGTTCGCGCTTGGTCTCGCCAGTTCCCGGAAACCGGTCCCTCAAACacttgcatgcgtctctctcgcggcccACCTTTTGCGGCCGATGgtcctctgctttctcctcttcaaTCTAGAGTGGTCTGGCTgcgtccgtcttctttctccgcacacgtttcttctcccgctcttcagtgcttctccgcgtttcggcACTCGTCGCACCCCGGCTCGTTCTGCCTCCTCCTGCCTTTCAGCGTCTTGCTCGGTACCTCTGTCGCGCCGTTCCTTCCCTTTGCTTCTGCCAGACTCTcccgctttccttctcccgcttctcgctgtcgttttcttcgtgtGCCGCGAGGCGGGCCCGGCCCCCGTCGccttgttttcctcttcagccttcctcgttttcctcgcccctgTCCTTCCCTCCAGGCTCTCGTCCAGGAGTTTCGGCGCGCGGGCCATGGgacttcttcgcgctcgccctTCGCCACGACGACGCggtcggcgtctctgtccctgACTTCGGGCTCCTCACGCACTCGCCCGTGCAtgtccttctccttcttttgtCACTTTGTCGCTTCCCTCCCCGCGGCCGAAACGGGCGTGGCTGCCGCagcccttctcgcctctgcagccaTGTGCGTCGTCTGTGTCCTCTTGAGCAACTACGATGGCTtgactgtctccttcgtccggttcgtcttcttcctcccgcctgtgctcctcgcctcctggCTAGCCTACAGAAGCCGGACCATTGAACACGTAAGAGAGCGGTCTCTTTCGACTCCGTACTACGCCTGACAGATACAGAGATAAACGAacgtgcagagaga is drawn from Neospora caninum Liverpool complete genome, chromosome X and contains these coding sequences:
- a CDS encoding putative glycosyl transferase, group 1 domain containing protein, which codes for MQGERKSEAKLEEQSSEGGNREGSGDDGFDVEILTTNHDRSRCFPATVDGRLKVSVYGRFLPRSIFGKAVALCSLLRMFWLVLVIFVTGLWLSAICLSLSSVVEGRWRRKVIFNDQVAAVNPLLSLFCEKLVFYAHFPDLHLVQRDAESTRLLACLKKWYRAVLDAAEAATTGQCGLLLFNSRFTEQTYRRTFPLMRFPRHKVLYPPVDTDAADAFRRRFCRAACVASLKALPEFKDFDFSVPFVFSLNRYEKKKDLQLAIHAVARAQSGFNSRLPENALVFEELLRTALMQSGFDVLWPAAPSAQSPASKLAKAKRTQVVFVKNIDEAARQCLMAVALCLVYTPFEEHPPLPVGPVRGERARLSGRCLQFGRSPRECPSRENGKWIKTGFLCEHDARSFGDAILRLAVMQREDPPMYEEMRQNGCRHVKENFSYGQCLTGLSSPFWST